Within the Rhizobium favelukesii genome, the region TTTTGCGGCTCCGCAGCAAGAAAAGAAATCCCCATTGTCCGGCCGGGATAACTGTCGGGAAATGCGAAAAATCCGCTCTCCATCAACGGTGGCAGCCATTCGTCCAGTGGTTTGACACAAAAAGTCGTCGCATCCACCCAAACCCCGCCAAAGTCCCGCAGCAGGGCGACCCTGATTAAGTCCGCCCGCCACTGAATTTTGCGGTTGCTTTTGGGAGGTGGTACGTTAACGAATTCGGCTACGTTTGCATCGCTCAGGACGTTCACATCCCAGGAGGGATTTTTCCTGATCCAAGAATCGACAGCATAGCGGACAACTGGCGGCGCTTGCTCCAGAGGTTTGTCCCAATACATCCACACTGCGCGAGGAAGTTTTTTAGGCATCGTTTCGAATGCATAGCGAGCATTCTCTGAATGGAACTTCTTCTTTCCAACAAAGCTGCGTCGTATCGAATGGGCTACTTTCTTCCAGATCAGAAATGCGTCAAATAAAAACATTGATAATCCCGCTGTCTCTTACAAAGGCAGGCTGCCCAGCAAAGCCGGAAAGGTGGCGCTCTATTGATTTCTTTAAGGAAAACTGGTGCTGCCGAGTGGGATTGAACCACCGACCTCACCCTTACCAAGGGTGTGCTCTACCACTGAGCTACGGCAGCAAGGACCAGACGCGCAACCGAACCGGCTGCATTGCGTGAACGGGGGGCTATTGCCACAGCTTCATGATAAGCGCAAGCCGCAATTTCCATCTTTGTAGAGATTAAGGTCGGGCCACTTTTGAATTGGCGCAAATTCGGGTAAGCCTGCGGCATGACTGAGAACACCGAAAAAGGCCAGCACAGCCGCAAGGCGGAGATCGAACGACAGGCGACACTGCGCCGCGAGCGCGCCGCCGAAAAGCTCCGTGAAAATCTGTCCCGCCGCAAACAGCAGACCCGTGCCCGTCGATCGGGGCAGGCGGATGAGACGAATGGGCTGCCTGCCGCAAAAATGGACGAATCGTAATGTTCGGTTCACAGCGAATTGAAGCCCCCGCTAATTTCGTCTAAACACCCGCATCTTTTTTTACAGACAGCCTTTCAGAAAGGCGGGCATCGCCCGTAAGCGCACATGGATCGTATTAGAATTGTCGGCGGTAATGAGCTTAACGGCATCATTCCGATTTCCGGCGCAAAGAATGCCGCCCTGCCGCTGATGATCGCCTCGCTGCTCACCAGCGATACACTGACGCTCGAAAACGTGCCGCATCTGGCCGATGTCGAGCTTCTGATGCGCATCCTTGGCAATCACGGCGTCGATGTTGCCGTCAACGGCCGCCGCGAGCGCCAGGAAGATTCCTACTCGCGCACCATCCACTTCACCTGCCGCACCATCGTCGATACCACCGCTCCCTACGAGCTTGTATCCAAGATGCGCGCTTCCTTCTGGGTCATTGGCCCGCTTCTGGCGCGCGAAGGCCAGTGCCGCGTCTCGTTGCCGGGTGGTTGCGCCATCGGCACGCGCCCCGTCGATCTGTTCCTCGATGGCCTGACCGCGCTTGGCGCGAACCTCGAGATCGACAGCGGCTATATCAATGCGACCGCTCCGAAGGGTGGCCTAATCGGCGCCCGCTACACCTTCCCGAAGGTATCGGTCGGCGCGACGCACGTGATGATGATGGCAGCGACGCTCGCCCGCGGCACAACCGTCATCGGCAACGCCGCCCGCGAGCCTGAGGTCGTCGACCTCGCCAACTGCCTGAACGCCATGGGCGCCAAGATTTCCGGCGCCGGCACGAGCACGATCACAATCGAAGGCGTCACCTCGCTCTCCGGCGCGCGTCACCGCGTCCTGCCGGACCGCATCGAGACCGGGACCTACGCCATGGCCGTTGCCATGGCCGGCGGCGATGTGACGCTTGAGAACACCGATGCCGCGCTCCTCGACACGGCGCTTGAAACGCTCCGCCGCGCCGGAGCCGAGATTTCGCCGACCAACAACGGCATGCGCATTCGCCGCAATGGCGCAGGCATCAAGCCGGTCGATATCGTCACCGATCCCTTCCCGGGCTTCCCGACCGATCTGCAGGCGCAGTTCATGGCGCTGATGACGCGCTCGACCGGCATCTCGCATGTCACCGAGACGATCTTCGAAAACCGCTTCATGCACGTGCAGGAACTGGCGCGTCTCGGTGCGAAGATTTCGCTGTCTGGCCAGACGGCGAAGATCGAGGGCGTTCCGCGGCTGAAGGGTGCGCCAGTCATGGCGACCG harbors:
- a CDS encoding capsular polysaccharide synthesis protein, encoding MFLFDAFLIWKKVAHSIRRSFVGKKKFHSENARYAFETMPKKLPRAVWMYWDKPLEQAPPVVRYAVDSWIRKNPSWDVNVLSDANVAEFVNVPPPKSNRKIQWRADLIRVALLRDFGGVWVDATTFCVKPLDEWLPPLMESGFFAFPDSYPGRTMGISFLAAEPQNYLVCKWFRLMVKYYTKRGKPLHYFWVMYLFEYIIRTDRKALAIWQATPKLASKGPILLKRILTQPELLEPIPDYVDTAAIPWLKISSDTKLSNQEVSYALESNADIELRKVAETALQNRQGERRNS
- the murA gene encoding UDP-N-acetylglucosamine 1-carboxyvinyltransferase; this translates as MDRIRIVGGNELNGIIPISGAKNAALPLMIASLLTSDTLTLENVPHLADVELLMRILGNHGVDVAVNGRRERQEDSYSRTIHFTCRTIVDTTAPYELVSKMRASFWVIGPLLAREGQCRVSLPGGCAIGTRPVDLFLDGLTALGANLEIDSGYINATAPKGGLIGARYTFPKVSVGATHVMMMAATLARGTTVIGNAAREPEVVDLANCLNAMGAKISGAGTSTITIEGVTSLSGARHRVLPDRIETGTYAMAVAMAGGDVTLENTDAALLDTALETLRRAGAEISPTNNGMRIRRNGAGIKPVDIVTDPFPGFPTDLQAQFMALMTRSTGISHVTETIFENRFMHVQELARLGAKISLSGQTAKIEGVPRLKGAPVMATDLRASVSLVIAGLAAEGETMVSRVYHLDRGFERLEEKLTRCGAIVERVSE